A genomic region of Trifolium pratense cultivar HEN17-A07 linkage group LG3, ARS_RC_1.1, whole genome shotgun sequence contains the following coding sequences:
- the LOC123915732 gene encoding uncharacterized protein LOC123915732 has protein sequence MAYTQREQFKPAEPNFISLTTHFSSPSADNQHQHLSERKAKRIKKCVTWCGCITAILLLFIVILIVLAFTVYNVKDPEVKMNAVTLIGGSFLRGSDSATILADMSVKNTNSFTFRYGAVNTSIFYNDIEIGAGITPPGKAKAQRTARFNVTLVINPKKIVDNPDWILDIRDQGLNFSTYTKMSGKVKILNMFKRKVGVELNCTSQYNITSKSITRGDNCVGYVNI, from the coding sequence atggcTTATACACAAAGAGAGCAATTCAAACCTGCAGAACCAAATTTCATATCATTAACCACTCATTTCAGCAGTCCAAGTGCAGATAATCAACATCAACACTTATCAGAACGCAAAGCAAAACGGATTAAAAAGTGTGTTACATGGTGTGGATGTATCACTGCAATtcttttgttatttattgtcataCTCATAGTTCTAGCTTTTACTGTCTACAATGTAAAAGACCCTGAAGTTAAAATGAATGCTGTTACTCTTATCGGTGGAAGTTTCCTCCGCGGTTCGGATAGCGCTACAATTTTAGCTGATATGTCAGTGAAGAATACAAATTCATTCACTTTCAGGTATGGAGCTGTTAATACTTCTATTTTCTATAATGATATTGAAATTGGAGCGGGTATAACGCCGCCAGGGAAAGCTAAGGCGCAAAGAACAGCGAGGTTCAACGTAACGTTGGTgattaatccaaaaaaaattgtggataATCCAGATTGGATTTTAGATATTAGAGATCAAGGTTTGAATTTTAGCACCTATACAAAGATGAGTGGAAAAGTGAAAATATTGAATATGTTTAAGAGGAAAGTTGGAGTTGAGTTGAATTGTACTAGTCAATACAATATCACTTCTAAGTCAATCACTCGTGGTGATAATTGTGTTGGATATGTTAatatttag
- the LOC123918382 gene encoding probable membrane-associated kinase regulator 2 yields MEAFTLLKYWKPTQETLQPTTLPEIATTEEEEDIQITTDEEEEEEDEPYFDLHFTVPEEEDEEQEQPEEELVEANESDSEFRFTISPATNEKVQLELDSSQPNSKPQFTASFFKSATKFRVFMLGLNKSKSSTAQNPNQQQPELQKKKLFTVKFKVDEVPFVSFFTRDNSSKGKTATDDKVSSKEKKQDNTEEESQLHSPSSEDKMSFSKEVMQKYLKKVKPLYVKVSRKYAEKLRFSGQLNTSPVKKPATEKVETEVDTTKNGGKDVKCQKQGTLPLPAGLRVVCKRLGKSRSASSATPSPDATTVSSSSRRRDDSIVQQQDGIQSAILHCKSSFNASKECGSSSEIETMKKSCLQNELGS; encoded by the exons ATGGAAGCTTTCACCTTGCTCAAATACTGGAAACCAACTCAAGAAACACTTCAACCCACCACACTTCCTGAAATTGCTACtactgaagaagaagaagacatcCAAATTACCactgatgaagaagaagaagaagaagatgagcctTACTTTGACTTACACTTCACTGTAcctgaagaagaagatgaagaacaagaacaaCCAGAAGAAGAACTAGTAGAAGCTAATGAGTCTGATAGTGAATTCAGGTTTACTATTTCACCTGCAACCAATGAGAAAGTTCAATTGGAACTTGATTCCTCTCAACCTAACTCTAAGCCACAGTTTACAGCTTCATTCTTCAAATCTGCAACCAAGTTCCGTGTTTTCATGTTGGGTCTCAACAAATCCAAATCCTCTACTGCTCAAAATCCTAACCAACAACAACCAGAGTTGCAGAAGAAGAAGCTCTTCACTGTCAAATTCAAGGTGGATGAAGTTCCATTTGTTTCTTTCTTCACTAGAGATAACAGTTCCAAAGGAAAAACTGCTACTGATGATAAAGTTTCTTCAAAGGAAAAGAAGCAAGACAACACTGAAGAAGAATCACAGTTACATTCACCTTCTTCTGAGGACAAAATGAGTTTCTCAAAAGAAGTAATGCAAAAGTATTTGAAAAAAGTTAAGCCTCTCTATGTAAAAGTTTCTCGTAAGTATGCTGAGAAGCTAAGATTTTCCGGCCAGCTAAATACGTCGCCGGTGAAGAAACCGGCGACGGAGAAGGTTGAGACGGAAGTAGATACTACTAAGAATGGGGGAAAAGATGTAAAATGTCAGAAACAGGGGACTCTGCCTCTGCCTGCAGGGTTGAGAGTTGTGTGCAAACGTTTAGGGAAGAGCCGTTCGGCATCGTCGGCAACGCCTTCGCCGGATGCGACAACAGTGTCGTCGTCATCGCGGCGGCGAGATGATTCAATTGTGCAACAACAAGATGGAATTCAGAGTGCCATTTTGCATTGTAAAAGCTCATTCAATGCTTCTAAAG AATGTGGGTCTTCTTCTGAGATTGAAACGATGAAGAAAAGTTGCTTGCAAAATGAGTTGGGAAGTTGA